Proteins encoded within one genomic window of Tachysurus vachellii isolate PV-2020 chromosome 16, HZAU_Pvac_v1, whole genome shotgun sequence:
- the usp18 gene encoding ubl carboxyl-terminal hydrolase 18 isoform X1 codes for MGISGCKMTHFHGKITSGFVTRAGSHRHTSVRGLSNCGLSCCINALLQTFAATTELQELLSRWQPSENASKMNVLLELKRALEGMKDKRQARPHLDLLDCLHEYNICRSTEHDADEVFHTILNLIQKQMSDQQIAADIKNLYKIDVEECTECSECGNVQRAPNIFLSFPLHLHEDRNTLMDCFRMFFEPQMLEDSEAFYCGRCEKKMPSTQRCKLVSLPSILCINLKRFRNISGYTKKLYAKVSFPETINLADILPEEHSQVAERRYRLYAVVVHAGMSMMGHYTAYIYSTDSKWYYVDDSHMQQVSWEEVQRTYGGSRWSSETAYMLLYRTLSSGAVQEPNP; via the exons ATGGGAATTTCTGGGTGTAAAATGACtcattttcatggcaaaataaCTTCAGGTTTTG TCACTCGTGCAGGTTCACATCGACATACAAGCGTGAGAGGGCTTTCAAACTGCGGTCTCTCCTGCTGTATAAATGCTTTACTGCAGACGTTTGCAGCCACTACAGAGTTACAGGAGTTGCTTAGCAG atGGCAGCCATCTGAGAACGCTTCTAAAATGAATGTTCTCCTGGAGCTCAAAAGAGCATTAGAAGGCATGAAGGATAAAAGGCAGGCCAGACCTCACCTGGATCTTCTGGACTGTCTTCATGAATACAACATTTGCC GATCCACTGAACATGATGCTGATGAAGTGTTCCACACCATCCTGAACCTCATTCAGAAGCAGATGTCTGACCAGCAAATT GCTGCAGACATAAAAAATCTTTACAAGATCGACGTTGAAGAATGCACCGAGTGTTCAGAATGTGGGAACGTACAACGTGCCCCCAACATCTTTCTTAGCTTTCCGCTACATCTCCATGAGGATAGAAACaccttg aTGGACTGTTTCAGGATGTTTTTTGAGCCGCAGATGTTGGAAGACAGTGAAGCTTTTTACTGTGGCAGATGTGAAAAGAAGATGCCGTCTACCCAG agaTGCAAGCTTGTTTCGCTGCCTTCTATCCTATGCATTAATCTAAAGAGGTTCAGAAACATCAGTGGCTACACCAAAAAGCTGTACGCCAAAGTCAGTTTCCCTGAAACGATTAACCTGgctgatattttacctgaagAACATTCCCAAGTG GCTGAGAGACGTTACAGACTGTATGCAGTAGTAGTTCACGCTGGGATGTCCATGATGGGCCACTACACAGCGTACATCTATTCTACAGACAGCAAGTGGTACTATGTTGATGACAGCCACATGCAACAA GTCAGCTGGGAGGAGGTTCAGCGCACGTATGGAGGGAGCAGATGGTCcag TGAAACCGCTTATATGCTGCTGTACAGGACACTGAGTTCAGGAGCAGTCCAGGAACCCAATCCTTAG
- the usp18 gene encoding ubl carboxyl-terminal hydrolase 18 isoform X2, translated as MGISGCKMTHFHGKITSGFVTRAGSHRHTSVRGLSNCGLSCCINALLQTFAATTELQELLSRWQPSENASKMNVLLELKRALEGMKDKRQARPHLDLLDCLHEYNICRSTEHDADEVFHTILNLIQKQMSDQQIAADIKNLYKIDVEECTECSECGNVQRAPNIFLSFPLHLHEDRNTLMDCFRMFFEPQMLEDSEAFYCGRCEKKMPSTQAERRYRLYAVVVHAGMSMMGHYTAYIYSTDSKWYYVDDSHMQQVSWEEVQRTYGGSRWSSETAYMLLYRTLSSGAVQEPNP; from the exons ATGGGAATTTCTGGGTGTAAAATGACtcattttcatggcaaaataaCTTCAGGTTTTG TCACTCGTGCAGGTTCACATCGACATACAAGCGTGAGAGGGCTTTCAAACTGCGGTCTCTCCTGCTGTATAAATGCTTTACTGCAGACGTTTGCAGCCACTACAGAGTTACAGGAGTTGCTTAGCAG atGGCAGCCATCTGAGAACGCTTCTAAAATGAATGTTCTCCTGGAGCTCAAAAGAGCATTAGAAGGCATGAAGGATAAAAGGCAGGCCAGACCTCACCTGGATCTTCTGGACTGTCTTCATGAATACAACATTTGCC GATCCACTGAACATGATGCTGATGAAGTGTTCCACACCATCCTGAACCTCATTCAGAAGCAGATGTCTGACCAGCAAATT GCTGCAGACATAAAAAATCTTTACAAGATCGACGTTGAAGAATGCACCGAGTGTTCAGAATGTGGGAACGTACAACGTGCCCCCAACATCTTTCTTAGCTTTCCGCTACATCTCCATGAGGATAGAAACaccttg aTGGACTGTTTCAGGATGTTTTTTGAGCCGCAGATGTTGGAAGACAGTGAAGCTTTTTACTGTGGCAGATGTGAAAAGAAGATGCCGTCTACCCAG GCTGAGAGACGTTACAGACTGTATGCAGTAGTAGTTCACGCTGGGATGTCCATGATGGGCCACTACACAGCGTACATCTATTCTACAGACAGCAAGTGGTACTATGTTGATGACAGCCACATGCAACAA GTCAGCTGGGAGGAGGTTCAGCGCACGTATGGAGGGAGCAGATGGTCcag TGAAACCGCTTATATGCTGCTGTACAGGACACTGAGTTCAGGAGCAGTCCAGGAACCCAATCCTTAG